In Erigeron canadensis isolate Cc75 chromosome 1, C_canadensis_v1, whole genome shotgun sequence, a single window of DNA contains:
- the LOC122585369 gene encoding deoxyribodipyrimidine photo-lyase — MTTAAADTSVQLGRIRVLKEAIITNQLPKPGPVVYWMFRDQRLRDNWALIHAVDQANKRNVPVAVAFNLFDRFLGAKARQLGFMLRGLQQLHLDFQQTLHIPFFLFQGEAIDTIPSFLEECGASLLVTDFSPLRQVRGWKEEIVKRVSDSVSIHEVDAHNVVPTWVASDKLEYGARTIRRKINNWLPAYLIEFPKLMPQSRKWGNPNQIIDWETLIENVLREGAEVPEIEWCKSGENAALETLMGTKGFLTIGLKNYSTDRNNPLKPKGLSGLSPYLHFGQISAQRCAIEAHKLRKVNPQAVGTFLEELIVRRELSDNFCYYQPHYDSLQGAWDWAQKTLMDHALDAREHLYTREQLEKAQTADLLWNASQLEMVHNGKMHGFMRMYWAKKILEWTTSPQEALEIAVYLNDKYHLDGRDPNGYVGCMWSICGIHDQGWRERPVFGKIRYMNYAGCKRKFDVDGYIAYVKRLVGDIKKRKGETLLNSKAKQLTSIQQLPVKKLT, encoded by the exons ATGACAACCGCCGCCGCTGACACTTCCGTGCAATTAGGCCGAATCCGGGTTCTTAAAGAAGCAATAATAACAAACCAACTTCCTAAACCCGGCCCAGTCGTATACTGGATGTTTAGAGATCAACGGTTGAGAGACAACTGGGCATTGATTCATGCCGTTGATCAAGCCAACAAACGTAATGTTCCAGTCGCGGTTGCGTTTAATTTGTTCGATCGGTTCTTAGGCGCAAAAGCTCGTCAGTTGGGGTTTATGTTAAGAGGGTTACAGCAACTTCATCTCGATTTCCAACAAACTCTTCATATTCCCTTTTTCTTGTTTCAG GGGGAAGCTATTGATACAATTCCTAGTTTTTTAGAAGAATGTGGAGCTTCGCTATTGGTTACGGATTTTTCACCATTAAGGCAAGTTAGGGGATGGAAAGAAGAGATAGTTAAAAGGGTGTCTGATTCTGTATCGATTCATGAAGTTGATGCACACAACGTAGTACCCACATGGGTGGCATCAGATAAGTTGGAATACGGAGCTAGAACCATTAGACGTAAGATCAATAACTGGCTTCCTGCTTATTTGATTGAATTTCCGAAGTTAATGCCTCAGAGCCGAAAATGGGGTAACCCAAATCAGATTATTGATTGGGAAACGCTTATTGAAAATGTATTAAG GGAAGGAGCTGAAGTTCCTGAAATCGAATGGTGTAAATCAGGAGAAAATGCTGCATTGGAAACATTGATGGGGACTAAGGGTTTCTTAACAATTGGATTAAAGAATTACTCCACAGATCGTAATAACCCCTTAAAACCCAAAGGGCTTTCTGGTCTTTCTCCATATCTGCACTTTGGGCAGATATCGGCCCAACGCTGTGCAATTGAGGCCCATAAATTACGCAAAGTTAATCCACAG GCGGTTGGTACATTTCTGGAGGAACTGATCGTGCGCAGGGAACTGTCTGATAACTTCTGCTATTATCAGCCTCATTATGATTCGTTACAGGGTGCATGGGACTGGGCGCAAAAAACACTTATGGACCATGCCTTAGACGCACGTGAACATCTATACAC GAGGGAGCAGCTGGAGAAGGCACAAACTGCAGATCTT CTATGGAATGCTTCACAGTTAGAGATGGTTCATAATGGAAAGATGCATGGTTTCATGCG AATGTACTGGGCCAAAAAAATCCTCGAATGGACGACTAGCCCCCAAGAAGCTTTAGAAATAGCAGTCTATTTAAATGACAAG TATCATTTAGACGGGAGAGATCCAAATGGATACGTTGGTTGTATGTGGTCAATTTGTGGTATACACGACCAG GGTTGGCGAGAGAGACCAGTCTTTGGAAAGATAAGATACATGAACTATGCTGGATGCAAGAGGAAATTTGATGTTGATGGATACATTGCGTATGTGAAGAGGTTAGTGGGTGATATCAAGAAACGGAAAGGGGAAACCTTGCTTAATAGCAAGGCAAAACAACTCACGAGTATTCAACAGTTGCCTGTGAAGAAACTTACTTGA
- the LOC122585058 gene encoding SNARE-interacting protein KEULE-like, whose amino-acid sequence MSMSDSDTSFYGRNENKNFRRTSRDRLLYEMIRSAKRPDSKSNWKVLIMDKVTVRILSYLCKMADMTEEGVSLVEDINKRRQPLPNMDAVYYIQPTKENVVLLLSDMAGKSPLYRDAYIFFSSTVPRELIADIKKEPTIKSRIRGMKEMNLEYFALDSQCFITDHGKAFEELYGDMEVSRNGDEYLTAMANRIATVFASMLEFPSVRYRAAKSLDPTTMTTFCDLIPTKLAAAVWNCLMKYKTLPSFPQIETCELLILDRSIDQVAPIIHEWTYDAIIHDLLEMDGNKYVHEVPSKTGGFENKEALLEEHDPVWLELRHSHIADASERLHNKMTNFVLKNKAAQMHQGARDADQVSTRDLHKMVQALPQYSEQIERLSLHVDIAAKINSIIREFGLRELGQLEQDLVFGDAGTNDVINFLKGQTDATDEQKVRLLMIYAATRPEKLENAKFTKLMELANLSPDDMNAVYNMRFLEAAPETKKNSSSAFSFKKKKHALRKDRPGEEAAWQLSRFYPVIEELIEKLSKNELPVNEYPCMNDPSPTFHGASHSVSARVLDTPSAHSMRSRRSTWARPRNSDDGYTSDSVLRQTTSEFRKMGKRIFVFIVGGATRSELRVCHELTLKLRREVILGSSSLDDPAQFVEKLKSLTPTENENENENEISLDDLEI is encoded by the exons GACTTTTGTATGAAATGATCAGATCCGCGAAAAGACCAGACTCCAAATCAAATTGGAAG GTACTAATTATGGACAAAGTTACTGTTCGAATTCTGTCATACTTGTGCAAAATGGCTGACATGACAGAAGAAGGAGTTTCAT TGGTGGAAGACATAAACAAGCGAAGACAACCACTGCCTAACATGGATGCAGTATACTACATCCAGccaacaaaagaaaa TGTCGTCTTGCTCTTGTCTGACATGGCTGGAAAATCACCTCTATATCGAGA tGCGTACATCTTCTTTAGCTCAACCGTTCCAAGAGAATTAATTGCTGATATTAAAAAGGAGCCAACAATTAAATCTCGCATACGTGGCATGAAAGAG ATGAACTTGGAGTACTTTGCCCTTGATAGCCAG TGTTTTATTACTGATCATGGGAAGGCCTTTGAAGAACTTTACGGGGATATGGAAGTTAGCCGAAATGGAGATGAATATCTAACTGCAATGGCCAATCGTATCGCAACTGTTTTTGCTTCAATGCTG GAATTCCCATCTGTACGTTACCGAGCTGCCAAATCCCTTGACCCTACTACAATGACAACATTTTGTGATCTGATCCCTACAAAACTTGCTGCCGCTGTTTGGAATTGTCTTATGAAGTATAAAACTCTCCCCAGCTTCCCACAGATTGAAACCTGCGAGCTGCTCATCTTAGATAGATCAATAGACCAG GTGGCACCTATCATTCATGAATGGACGTATGATGCCATTATCCATGATTTACTAGAAATGGATGGAAATAAATATGTTCATGAG GTTCCGAGCAAAACAggtggttttgaaaataaagaggCCCTTCTTGAGGAACATGATCCGGTGTGGCTAGAGCTCCGCCATTCACACATAGCAGAT GCTAGTGAACGGTTGCATAACAAGATGACAAACTTTGTGTTGAAGAATAAAGCTGCACAGATGCATCAAGGTGCAAG AGATGCTGATCAGGTGTCTACTCGTGACTTGCATAAGATGGTTCAAGCATTGCCACAATATAGTGAACAAATAGAAAGACTATCCCTCCATGTTGAT ATTGCTGCAAAGATTAACAGTATCATTCGGGAGTTCGGACTTAGAGAGTTGGGGCAACTAGAGCAGGATCTTGTCTTTGGAGATGCAGGAACCAATGATGTCATCAACTTTCTTAAAGGACAAACG GATGCAACAGATGAACAAAAGGTACGATTATTAATGATCTATGCAGCAACTCGTCCTGAGAAGTTGGAGAATGCTAAATTTACAAAGTTAATGGAG CTAGCAAACCTTTCTCCTGATGATATGAATGCTGTTTACAATATGAGATTTCTTGAGGCAGCCCCAGAAACCAAGAAGAACTCAAGTAGTGCCTTCTCATTTAAGAAG AAGAAACATGCTCTTAGAAAAGATCGCCCTGGTGAAGAAGCGGCTTGGCAGTTATCCCGCTTTTATCCCGTGATTGAG GAACTCATAGAAAAACTTAGCAAAAATGAACTACCAGTGAATGAATACCCATGTATGAATGATCCAAGTCCAACTTTTCATGGGGCTTCACATTCTGTGTCTGCACGGGTACTTGATACTCCATCTGCTCACTCAATGAGATCGAGGCGATCAACATGGGCTAGGCCCCGCAACTCTGATGATGGGTATACCAG TGATTCAGTTTTGAGGCAAACAACTAGCGAATTTAGAAAGATGGGTAAacgtatttttgtttttattgttgGCGGTGCAACTAGATCAGAG CTGCGGGTTTGTCATGAGTTAACATTAAAATTGAGAAGAGAAGTCATTCTAGGTTCATCTAGTCTTGATGATCCAGCCCAATTTGTTGAG AAACTGAAGTCGCTGACTCCCACTGAGAACGAGAATGAAAATGAGAACGAGATCTCATTGGATGATCTTGAAATCTAG